The Tenacibaculum jejuense genome includes a window with the following:
- a CDS encoding vWA domain-containing protein, protein MKKIIQILVLILYIPCSFAQEKTITGVVSDELNNILPYVNVLVKNTKKGTTTDINGKYTIKASHKDVLVFSSLRYKTVERKVNGASVINVTLKTAESPQLEEIVMVQEVIEVVEDDIQESIQYNKVIPAPKKEKIRRGRVRRNNMSANWFVSSLAKELKIRGTSSLEGTKDPLFIIDGIPIKKNLNKTIQNIDPEKIKNVNVLKPQKAQQLYGISGRNGCVIITTRSGNYRVEDQESYQEINENHFERVTLSPLSTFSIDVDKASYSNIRRMINNGNSIPADAVKIEEMINYFDYKYPQPKDKHPFSITTEFTKTPWNNVTKLVRIGLQGKKYEQDELPASNLTFLIDVSGSMRGANKLPLLKKAFKLLVNQLRAKDKVSIVVYAGAAGVVLEPTSGNNKEKILKALNNLRAGGSTAGGKGINLAYKLAERNFKRNGNNRVILATDGDFNVGASSDKAMKTLIEEKRKSGVFLSVLGFGYGNYKDSKLETLADKGNGNHAYIDTMQEAQKVFGKEFGGTLYTIAKDVKIQVEFNPKKVQAYRLIGYENRLLNDEDFVDDTKDAGELGSNHSVTALYEVIPVGVNSEYLKTIPDLKYTKALVNDYNDELLTVKFRYKKPKGEKSIALIKTVKDKVTKATEDMNFASAVALFGMHLRNSKYKGDSRIEDIIQLAKKGKGNDEEGFRGEFIRLVKAHTSTN, encoded by the coding sequence ATGAAGAAAATAATTCAAATATTAGTTTTAATACTATACATTCCTTGTTCATTCGCTCAAGAAAAAACAATAACAGGAGTAGTTTCAGATGAGTTGAATAACATATTGCCATATGTAAATGTACTTGTAAAGAACACCAAAAAAGGAACCACAACAGATATTAACGGAAAGTATACAATAAAGGCATCTCATAAAGATGTATTAGTTTTTTCTTCTTTAAGATATAAAACAGTAGAGAGGAAAGTAAATGGAGCTTCTGTTATTAATGTTACTTTAAAAACCGCGGAATCACCTCAGTTAGAAGAAATTGTTATGGTACAGGAAGTAATCGAAGTTGTAGAGGATGATATTCAAGAGTCAATTCAATATAATAAAGTGATTCCAGCACCTAAAAAAGAAAAAATTAGAAGAGGAAGAGTAAGACGAAATAATATGTCTGCAAATTGGTTTGTTTCTTCACTAGCTAAAGAGTTAAAAATTAGAGGAACTTCTAGTTTAGAAGGCACAAAAGATCCTCTTTTTATAATTGATGGAATTCCTATTAAAAAGAATTTAAATAAAACAATTCAGAATATTGATCCAGAAAAAATAAAAAACGTAAATGTTTTAAAGCCCCAAAAAGCTCAGCAGTTATATGGTATTTCAGGAAGAAACGGTTGTGTAATTATAACTACTAGAAGTGGGAATTATCGTGTAGAAGATCAAGAAAGTTATCAAGAAATTAACGAGAATCATTTTGAAAGAGTAACATTATCTCCTTTATCTACATTTTCAATTGATGTCGACAAAGCATCTTACAGTAATATTAGAAGAATGATAAATAATGGGAATTCCATTCCTGCAGATGCTGTTAAGATAGAAGAAATGATTAATTATTTCGATTATAAATATCCACAACCAAAAGATAAACATCCATTTTCAATAACTACAGAATTCACTAAAACACCATGGAATAATGTTACAAAGTTGGTTCGTATAGGTTTACAAGGAAAAAAATATGAGCAAGATGAATTACCAGCTTCTAATCTTACTTTTTTAATAGATGTTTCTGGTTCTATGCGAGGAGCTAATAAATTACCATTGTTAAAAAAAGCATTTAAATTATTAGTAAATCAATTACGAGCGAAAGATAAAGTTTCGATAGTTGTTTATGCAGGAGCGGCTGGAGTTGTGTTAGAGCCTACATCAGGGAATAATAAAGAAAAAATTTTAAAAGCATTAAATAATCTTAGAGCTGGAGGTTCAACAGCAGGAGGGAAAGGAATTAATTTAGCATACAAACTTGCGGAGAGAAACTTTAAAAGAAATGGAAATAATAGAGTAATTCTAGCCACTGATGGAGACTTTAATGTTGGTGCATCATCAGATAAAGCAATGAAAACATTAATAGAAGAAAAGAGAAAGTCGGGAGTATTTTTATCGGTTTTAGGTTTCGGTTATGGAAATTATAAAGACAGTAAGCTAGAAACTTTAGCAGATAAAGGAAATGGAAATCATGCTTATATAGATACGATGCAAGAAGCTCAAAAAGTGTTTGGAAAAGAATTTGGAGGTACTTTGTATACAATTGCTAAAGATGTAAAAATTCAAGTAGAATTTAATCCTAAAAAAGTTCAAGCTTATCGTTTAATAGGTTATGAAAATAGATTACTAAATGACGAAGACTTTGTAGATGATACCAAAGATGCAGGTGAATTAGGTAGTAATCATAGTGTAACTGCTTTATACGAAGTTATTCCTGTTGGTGTAAATAGCGAATATTTAAAAACAATTCCAGATTTAAAGTATACAAAGGCTCTAGTTAACGATTATAATGACGAGTTGTTAACGGTAAAGTTTAGATATAAGAAACCAAAAGGTGAAAAAAGTATTGCGTTAATAAAAACAGTAAAAGATAAAGTAACTAAAGCAACGGAAGATATGAATTTTGCATCAGCAGTTGCTCTATTTGGAATGCATTTAAGAAATTCAAAATATAAAGGAGATTCAAGAATAGAAGATATTATTCAACTTGCTAAGAAAGGTAAAGGTAATGATGAAGAAGGATTCAGAGGAGAATTTATTCGATTGGTTAAAGCTCACACAAGTACTAATTAA
- a CDS encoding YebC/PmpR family DNA-binding transcriptional regulator yields MGRAFEFRKARKMKRWSAMAKTFTRIGKDIVMAVKEGGPNPETNSRLRVVIQNAKAANMPKDNVARAIKKASDKDTANYKEVLFEGYAPHGIAIVVETATNNNNRTVANVRAAFNKCNGNLGTSGSVVFMFDHVVNFKVKEESLGMDLEEFEMEMIDFEVEEVFTDEEDNSVMLYAPFGQFGAIQGYLEENNIEIVSSEFERIPTTTTKLSAEQQEDVEKLLERLEEDDDVNQVYHSMEA; encoded by the coding sequence ATGGGAAGAGCATTTGAATTTAGAAAAGCACGAAAAATGAAACGTTGGTCAGCAATGGCGAAAACTTTTACTAGAATTGGTAAAGATATCGTAATGGCTGTTAAAGAAGGTGGACCGAATCCAGAAACCAATTCTCGTTTACGTGTTGTTATTCAAAATGCAAAGGCTGCTAACATGCCAAAAGATAATGTAGCACGTGCCATTAAAAAAGCTTCAGATAAAGATACTGCAAACTATAAAGAGGTTTTGTTTGAAGGATACGCTCCTCATGGAATTGCTATCGTTGTAGAAACTGCAACAAATAACAATAATAGAACTGTAGCAAATGTAAGAGCTGCTTTTAATAAATGTAACGGAAACTTAGGAACTTCTGGATCTGTAGTTTTTATGTTCGATCATGTAGTGAATTTTAAAGTAAAAGAGGAATCTTTAGGAATGGATCTTGAAGAATTTGAAATGGAAATGATCGATTTTGAAGTGGAAGAAGTTTTTACTGATGAAGAAGATAATAGTGTAATGTTATATGCTCCATTTGGACAGTTTGGTGCCATTCAAGGATATTTAGAAGAAAATAATATAGAAATCGTTTCTTCAGAATTTGAAAGAATTCCAACTACAACAACCAAACTTTCTGCTGAACAACAAGAAGATGTTGAAAAATTATTAGAGCGTCTCGAAGAAGATGATGATGTCAATCAAGTGTATCATAGTATGGAAGCATAA